Proteins encoded by one window of Streptomyces clavuligerus:
- a CDS encoding serine hydrolase domain-containing protein: MTSSVTTLLPATERALLTSVATAQSTGRSPSLVAGVARDGQLAWTGGCPETDGFRPAQTQYRMGSITKTFTAVLVLRLRDEGLLDLDDPVERHLPGTGLGPVTIAQLLGHGGGLRAESPGPWWERTPGTLRPGLADVLGEGPIHPAGRRFHYSNPGYTVLGSLVEAVRGVPWEEALRTGILQPLGLTRTGLRPEAPAAEGWAVHPWADVLLPEPCADLGLMTPAGGLWSTVTDLCRFAVFLAEGDDRVLGASSVREMRTPSTPAENGEWDSAYGLGLQVVRADGRTLAGHSGSLPGFLAGLWFSVEDRIAAVALANATSGPAVPAVAADLVRIVAEAEPPLPAPWKPLAGVDPELLALTGPWYWGTYTYALRLLPGRALELQPLKGSGRGARFTPEQDGTWTGQNGYHAGETLRVVRREDGSVRHLDVGSFVFTREPYEPGAGVPGGVDAEGWRGFPDPSQG, encoded by the coding sequence ATGACCTCATCAGTGACCACTCTGCTGCCCGCCACCGAGCGGGCCCTGCTGACCAGCGTCGCCACCGCCCAGTCCACGGGCCGCAGCCCCTCCCTGGTCGCCGGAGTCGCGCGCGACGGGCAGCTCGCGTGGACCGGGGGCTGTCCCGAGACGGACGGATTCCGGCCGGCGCAGACGCAGTACCGCATGGGCTCGATCACCAAGACCTTCACCGCCGTCCTGGTGCTGCGCCTCCGTGACGAGGGGCTGCTCGACCTGGACGACCCGGTGGAGCGGCACCTGCCGGGCACGGGGCTGGGGCCGGTGACGATCGCCCAGCTCCTCGGGCACGGCGGCGGGCTGCGCGCCGAGTCGCCCGGACCCTGGTGGGAGCGGACCCCGGGCACGCTCCGGCCCGGACTCGCCGATGTGCTCGGCGAGGGCCCGATCCACCCCGCCGGACGGCGCTTCCACTACTCCAACCCCGGCTACACCGTGCTGGGTTCCCTGGTCGAGGCGGTCCGTGGTGTCCCCTGGGAGGAGGCGCTGCGCACCGGGATCCTTCAGCCCCTGGGGCTCACCCGCACCGGCCTCAGGCCCGAGGCGCCCGCCGCCGAGGGCTGGGCGGTGCACCCCTGGGCGGATGTGCTGCTCCCCGAACCCTGCGCGGACCTGGGGCTGATGACCCCGGCGGGAGGGCTCTGGTCCACGGTGACCGACCTCTGCCGGTTCGCCGTCTTCCTGGCCGAGGGGGACGACCGGGTGCTCGGGGCGTCCTCGGTGCGCGAGATGAGGACGCCGTCCACGCCCGCGGAGAACGGCGAGTGGGACAGCGCCTACGGTCTGGGGCTCCAGGTCGTCCGGGCCGACGGCCGCACCCTGGCCGGGCACAGCGGCTCACTGCCGGGCTTCCTCGCCGGACTCTGGTTCAGCGTGGAGGACCGGATCGCCGCGGTCGCGCTCGCCAATGCCACCTCGGGACCCGCCGTCCCGGCGGTCGCCGCCGACCTCGTACGGATCGTGGCGGAGGCCGAGCCGCCGCTGCCCGCCCCCTGGAAGCCGCTGGCCGGGGTTGATCCGGAGCTGCTGGCGCTGACCGGCCCCTGGTACTGGGGGACGTACACGTATGCGCTGCGGCTGCTTCCCGGCCGGGCGCTGGAGCTCCAGCCGCTGAAGGGTTCCGGCCGGGGCGCCCGTTTCACCCCGGAACAGGACGGCACCTGGACGGGGCAGAACGGCTACCACGCGGGGGAGACGCTGCGGGTGGTGCGCCGGGAGGACGGTTCGGTCCGCCATCTCGACGTGGGGTCCTTCGTCTTCACCCGGGAGCCCTACGAGCCCGGCGCCGGGGTCCCCGGCGGTGTGGACGCCGAGGGCTGGCGGGGCTTCCCCGACCCGTCCCAGGGGTGA
- a CDS encoding LysR family transcriptional regulator yields MDLALLRTFVTVHRAGSFTRAAALLGLSQPAVTGQIRTLERQLGRPLFLRQARGVTPTTIGDELAHRAAPHLDALVEIAGAGLDEEAGTRTLHLAGPPEFTALRALPALSPLISQGLALRVSFGTAEEILDGLAAGHHDLAITTAQPRGGLLTSAPLCDEEHVLVAAPRWAARLGPDVLRGGDVLLEQLPVVDVHESLPLISRYWATVFESRPAAAGAVIAPDLRAVLETAASGAGLAVLPRYLCAEALERGRLIALLDPPMPPLRTYFLVVRTGTLTLPPIARAHEWLMRAAVDW; encoded by the coding sequence ATGGATTTGGCCCTGTTACGCACATTCGTCACCGTGCACCGGGCCGGTTCCTTCACCCGGGCCGCCGCCCTCCTCGGACTCTCCCAGCCCGCGGTGACCGGACAGATACGGACGCTGGAACGACAGCTCGGCAGACCGCTCTTCCTCCGGCAGGCCCGGGGCGTGACCCCCACCACCATCGGCGACGAGCTGGCCCACCGGGCCGCACCCCATCTGGACGCCCTTGTCGAGATCGCCGGGGCGGGACTGGACGAGGAGGCAGGCACCCGGACCCTGCATCTGGCGGGTCCGCCCGAGTTCACGGCGCTGCGCGCCCTGCCCGCCCTCTCCCCGCTGATCTCCCAGGGACTGGCCCTGCGGGTCTCCTTCGGCACCGCCGAGGAGATCCTCGACGGCCTGGCCGCAGGCCATCACGACCTCGCGATCACCACCGCCCAGCCGCGCGGCGGACTGCTGACCTCCGCCCCGCTCTGCGACGAGGAACATGTCCTGGTGGCCGCGCCCCGCTGGGCGGCCCGGCTCGGGCCCGACGTCCTGCGGGGCGGGGACGTTCTGCTGGAACAGCTCCCCGTGGTCGATGTCCATGAGTCGCTGCCCCTGATCTCGCGCTACTGGGCCACGGTCTTCGAGTCCCGCCCGGCCGCCGCCGGTGCCGTCATCGCTCCCGATCTGCGAGCCGTTCTGGAGACCGCCGCCTCCGGCGCGGGTCTCGCCGTCCTGCCGCGCTATCTCTGCGCGGAGGCCCTGGAACGCGGACGGCTCATCGCCCTGCTCGATCCCCCGATGCCTCCGCTGCGTACCTACTTTCTCGTGGTCCGCACGGGAACGCTCACCCTGCCGCCCATCGCGCGGGCCCATGAATGGCTGATGCGCGCCGCCGTCGACTGGTGA
- a CDS encoding YibE/F family protein, whose amino-acid sequence MTSSPQDPQQEHAPGPGHGHVHSPGHAHGQGHAHGHTHGHTHSHGPAAPVSRQLRRVIAAVLIPFAAAVAVGLFALWPGSAPAHERTGVGFDRQTESAVVVSVERIDCAKVNAGRVPPTGDTSTPQGREAVTSQQGSCAAARIEVTSGENKGRIFGEVVQPDAPRQLKKGQEVVVAYAPDAPRELQYSVIDIRRTVPMALLAGIFALAVVLVGRMRGVMALIALAASFAVLTLFILPAILEGSNPLLVAVIGASAIMLIALYLCHGLTARTSVAVLGTLVSLMLIGLLGSVFIGWAALTGNTDDNTGLIHGLYPGIDMSGLLLAGVIIGSLGVLDDVTVTQTSAVWELHQADPRMGPRALYRAGIRIGRDHIASVVNTLVLAYAGAALPLLLLFSIAQSSVGSVAGSEVVATEIVRTLIGSIGLVASVPVTTALAALVVSADRPSSGGGAASAPAAGTGPRGAAAADTGVVGAGVGAGAFGAGAGQVVPGPPRTPEVPGQHPGRGGGRLPGFGGKGRRRKR is encoded by the coding sequence GTGACCTCTTCGCCGCAGGACCCTCAGCAGGAGCACGCGCCCGGCCCTGGGCACGGCCACGTCCACAGCCCTGGCCACGCACACGGACAAGGCCACGCACACGGGCACACGCATGGGCACACGCACAGCCATGGCCCCGCCGCCCCCGTCTCCCGGCAGCTGCGCCGGGTGATCGCCGCCGTGCTGATCCCCTTCGCCGCGGCGGTCGCCGTGGGCCTGTTCGCCCTCTGGCCGGGTTCGGCCCCCGCCCATGAGCGCACCGGCGTGGGCTTCGACCGGCAGACCGAGAGCGCGGTGGTCGTCTCCGTCGAACGGATCGACTGCGCGAAGGTGAACGCCGGACGGGTGCCGCCCACCGGTGACACCAGCACCCCGCAGGGCCGTGAGGCGGTCACCTCCCAGCAGGGGAGCTGCGCCGCGGCCCGGATCGAGGTCACCAGCGGGGAGAACAAGGGACGGATCTTCGGCGAGGTGGTCCAGCCCGATGCGCCGCGCCAGCTGAAGAAGGGTCAGGAGGTGGTGGTGGCGTATGCGCCGGACGCGCCCCGGGAACTCCAGTACTCGGTGATCGACATCCGGCGCACGGTCCCGATGGCCCTGCTCGCCGGGATCTTCGCACTGGCGGTGGTCCTGGTGGGACGGATGCGCGGGGTGATGGCGCTGATCGCCCTCGCCGCCTCCTTCGCCGTGCTGACCCTCTTCATCCTGCCCGCGATCCTGGAGGGCTCCAACCCGCTGCTGGTCGCGGTGATCGGCGCGAGCGCGATCATGCTGATCGCGCTCTATCTCTGTCATGGTCTGACCGCGCGGACCTCGGTCGCGGTGCTCGGGACCCTGGTCTCCCTCATGCTGATCGGCCTGCTGGGCTCGGTCTTCATCGGCTGGGCGGCCCTCACCGGCAACACCGACGACAACACCGGGCTGATCCATGGGCTCTATCCCGGCATCGACATGAGCGGTCTGCTGCTCGCCGGGGTGATCATCGGCTCGCTCGGTGTGCTCGACGATGTGACGGTGACGCAGACCTCGGCCGTCTGGGAGCTGCATCAGGCGGACCCGCGCATGGGGCCGCGCGCGCTGTACCGCGCGGGCATCCGGATCGGCCGGGACCATATCGCCTCAGTGGTCAACACCCTGGTCCTGGCGTACGCCGGTGCCGCCCTCCCGCTGCTGCTGCTGTTCTCGATCGCGCAGAGCAGCGTCGGATCGGTGGCGGGGAGCGAGGTCGTGGCCACGGAGATCGTGCGCACGCTGATCGGGTCGATCGGGCTGGTCGCGTCGGTGCCGGTGACCACCGCGCTCGCCGCGCTGGTGGTGTCCGCCGACCGTCCCTCGTCCGGTGGTGGTGCCGCTTCCGCTCCCGCCGCCGGTACGGGTCCCCGTGGCGCAGCCGCTGCCGATACCGGTGTCGTCGGTGCAGGTGTCGGTGCCGGTGCCTTCGGTGCAGGTGCCGGACAGGTCGTCCCGGGGCCGCCCCGGACGCCGGAGGTCCCCGGGCAGCATCCCGGGCGCGGCGGAGGCAGGCTCCCCGGTTTCGGCGGCAAGGGCCGCCGCCGCAAGCGGTAG
- a CDS encoding cystathionine gamma-lyase produces the protein MNSTTPLGDGTRAVRAGLPEPVPYEPPLPGPVFAAHFHLPGEPTGPYTYGRDSNPTWTRLERAIGELEAPGEQVETVCFASGMAAISAVVFSQLRAGDTVVLPVDGYQALPLIAERLRAFGVEVRTAPTGGDAQLSVLDGARLLWIESPSNPGLDVCDIRRLADAAHTAGALVAVDNTLATPLGQRPLALGADFSVASDTKGTTGHGDLLLGHVTCRDAARAAEVRDWRKVAGAIPGPMESWLAHRSLATVQLRIDRQCANALALARALGDRSEVSGLRHPGLPTDPSHSLASRQMRRYGSVVSFVLPDRAHAERFLETLRLVDDATSFGGVRSSAERRGRWGGDAVPEGFVRFSAGVEDPEDLVADVLRALDEAAAG, from the coding sequence ATGAACAGCACCACACCTCTGGGCGACGGAACACGAGCGGTACGGGCGGGACTGCCCGAGCCGGTGCCGTACGAGCCACCGCTGCCCGGTCCGGTCTTCGCCGCGCACTTCCATCTGCCGGGCGAGCCGACCGGCCCCTACACCTACGGCCGGGACTCCAACCCGACCTGGACCCGGCTGGAACGGGCGATCGGGGAGCTGGAGGCCCCGGGCGAGCAGGTGGAGACCGTCTGTTTCGCCTCGGGCATGGCCGCGATCTCCGCGGTGGTCTTCTCCCAGTTGAGAGCGGGCGACACGGTCGTCCTGCCGGTCGACGGCTATCAGGCGCTGCCGCTGATCGCCGAACGGCTGCGCGCCTTCGGTGTCGAGGTCCGGACCGCGCCGACGGGCGGGGACGCCCAACTGTCCGTGCTGGACGGGGCCCGGCTGCTGTGGATCGAGTCGCCGTCCAATCCCGGGCTCGACGTCTGCGACATCCGGCGACTGGCGGACGCCGCCCACACGGCGGGTGCGCTGGTCGCCGTCGACAACACCCTCGCCACCCCGCTGGGTCAGCGGCCTCTGGCCCTGGGCGCCGATTTCTCGGTGGCCAGTGACACCAAGGGGACCACCGGTCACGGCGATCTGCTGCTCGGCCATGTGACCTGCCGGGACGCCGCGCGGGCGGCGGAGGTACGGGACTGGCGCAAGGTCGCCGGGGCGATCCCCGGCCCCATGGAGAGCTGGCTCGCGCACCGTTCACTCGCCACCGTCCAGCTACGGATCGACCGGCAGTGCGCGAACGCCCTGGCGCTGGCGCGGGCGCTGGGCGACCGGAGCGAGGTCTCGGGGCTGCGTCATCCGGGGCTGCCGACCGATCCGTCGCATTCGCTCGCCTCCCGGCAGATGCGCCGATACGGCAGTGTGGTCTCGTTCGTCCTCCCCGACCGCGCCCACGCGGAACGCTTTCTGGAGACGCTGCGGCTCGTGGACGACGCGACCAGCTTCGGCGGCGTGCGCTCGTCCGCCGAGCGCCGTGGACGGTGGGGCGGGGACGCGGTGCCCGAGGGTTTCGTCCGGTTCTCGGCGGGGGTGGAGGACCCGGAGGACCTGGTGGCGGATGTGCTGCGGGCGCTGGACGAGGCGGCGGCCGGATAG
- a CDS encoding NUDIX domain-containing protein encodes MTERPVVKRTARAILLDGDDLILIKRTKPGVDPYWLTPGGGVEPGDATVVAALHRELDEELGAKVTDVVPCFVDTVEHIAGGGITGVKVQHFFVCRLESMDPARRHGPEVETPRGEYEIVRVPFSRMGIAAVHLVPLSLRHYLDGNIEGVRAMHAPDLG; translated from the coding sequence ATGACCGAACGTCCCGTGGTCAAACGCACCGCTCGCGCCATCCTGCTCGATGGCGACGATCTGATTCTGATCAAGCGCACCAAGCCCGGAGTCGATCCCTACTGGCTGACACCGGGTGGCGGAGTCGAGCCGGGTGACGCCACCGTGGTCGCGGCGCTCCACCGCGAGCTGGACGAGGAGCTGGGGGCCAAGGTCACCGATGTGGTGCCCTGCTTCGTCGACACTGTGGAGCACATCGCGGGCGGCGGGATCACCGGGGTGAAGGTCCAGCACTTCTTCGTCTGCCGACTGGAGTCCATGGACCCCGCCCGCCGCCATGGCCCCGAGGTGGAGACCCCCCGGGGGGAGTACGAGATCGTCCGGGTCCCCTTCAGCCGTATGGGAATCGCCGCCGTCCATCTCGTCCCGCTGTCGCTGCGCCACTACCTGGACGGCAATATCGAGGGCGTACGCGCCATGCACGCCCCCGACCTGGGGTAG
- a CDS encoding GNAT family N-acetyltransferase, whose translation MPTPLPELPIRRLTVDDLPSCVDLAENRGWQREEHRWGLLLAAGTGYGIDDPVDKGLAAACVVTSYGPRLAAVGMVLVAEQYARQGIGRRLMRHVLAEAGDTPVTLHATPLGRPLYEQLGFSATGRAEMVCGHFRANGADGRDSGKGGAVTTRPATAEDLPAIIRLDNEVFGVDRTHLITRLPAFADQIRVAEQGGLLTGYAAAWPNRETHVVGPLVAETTETAKALVSSVAAATDRPLRTDVDVRHTEFLDWLKAHGLESVTFNTVMNHAQDDLPGDWTRRFAPLSIAMG comes from the coding sequence ATGCCGACACCACTCCCCGAGCTGCCCATTCGCCGTCTCACCGTGGACGATCTCCCGTCCTGCGTCGATCTCGCGGAGAACCGAGGGTGGCAACGGGAGGAACACCGGTGGGGGCTGTTGCTCGCGGCCGGAACCGGTTACGGCATCGACGACCCCGTGGACAAGGGGCTGGCGGCGGCCTGCGTGGTGACCTCGTACGGCCCCCGGCTCGCGGCCGTGGGGATGGTGCTCGTCGCCGAGCAGTACGCGCGGCAGGGCATCGGCCGTCGTCTGATGCGGCATGTGCTGGCCGAGGCCGGGGACACCCCGGTCACCCTCCATGCGACCCCGCTCGGCCGACCGCTCTACGAGCAGCTCGGCTTCTCCGCCACCGGGCGGGCGGAGATGGTCTGCGGGCACTTCCGCGCGAACGGGGCGGACGGCAGGGACAGCGGGAAGGGCGGGGCGGTGACCACCCGCCCGGCCACCGCGGAGGACCTTCCGGCGATCATCCGGCTGGACAACGAGGTCTTCGGGGTGGACCGCACCCATCTGATCACGCGGCTCCCGGCCTTCGCCGACCAGATCCGGGTGGCGGAGCAGGGCGGTCTGCTGACCGGGTACGCGGCGGCCTGGCCCAATAGGGAGACCCATGTCGTGGGCCCGCTGGTCGCCGAGACCACCGAGACGGCGAAGGCCCTGGTCAGCTCGGTGGCGGCGGCCACGGACCGGCCGCTGAGGACCGATGTCGATGTGCGTCACACGGAATTTCTCGACTGGCTGAAGGCACACGGGCTGGAGTCGGTGACGTTCAACACCGTCATGAACCACGCCCAGGACGATCTGCCGGGGGACTGGACCCGCCGCTTCGCCCCGCTGTCGATCGCCATGGGCTGA
- a CDS encoding cupin domain-containing protein, whose product MKAFRLDELEAERAANDGAYLRFLRERNMSVGLYALNAGELDPQLPHDQDEVYLVVSGRASLTVGMETTQVGRGSVVHVPAGVPHKFHHITEDLRVMVVFSPPED is encoded by the coding sequence ATGAAAGCGTTCAGACTGGACGAACTGGAAGCCGAGCGGGCCGCGAACGACGGCGCCTATCTGCGGTTTCTGCGGGAGCGGAACATGTCCGTCGGTCTGTATGCGCTCAACGCGGGGGAGCTGGACCCTCAGTTGCCGCACGACCAGGACGAGGTCTATCTCGTGGTCAGCGGACGGGCCTCGCTCACGGTCGGCATGGAGACCACCCAGGTGGGGCGGGGGAGCGTGGTCCATGTGCCCGCCGGGGTGCCGCACAAGTTCCACCACATCACCGAGGATCTGCGGGTGATGGTGGTCTTCTCGCCGCCGGAGGACTGA
- the thiC gene encoding phosphomethylpyrimidine synthase ThiC, producing the protein MTVQDARTAAVDPSDGTAQRTPGWHKGYIEGSRPDLRVPVRQVHLTNGKDVTLYDTSGPYTDPAVETDVRRGLTPLRENWIISRGDTEEYAGRPVRPEDDGVKHTSPRGGLRNLDAVFPGRPRQPRRGRDGRAVTQLAYARRGEITPEMEFVALRENVSPEVVREEIAAGRAVLPANVNHPEIEPMIIGKRFLVKVNANIGNSAVTSSIEEEVEKMTWATRWGADTVMDLSTGRNIHTTREWVLRNSPVPIGTVPLYQALEKVDGRAEELTWEIYKDTVIEQAEQGVDYMTVHAGVLLRYVPLTARRKTGIVSRGGSIMAAWCLAHHKESFLYENFEELCEILAAYDVTYSLGDGLRPGSIADANDAAQFAELETLGELNRIAKRHHVQTMIEGPGHVPMHKIKENIDLQQEVCEEAPFYTLGPLTTDVAPAYDHITSGIGAAMIAWWGTAMLCYVTPKEHLGLPNRDDVKTGVITYKIAAHAADLAKGHPDAQEWDDALSDARFEFRWEDQFNLALDPDTAREFHDETLPAEPAKTAHFCSMCGPKFCSMRISQDIRRQHGGTAEEIEEGMAEKSREFAAAGNRVYLPLAD; encoded by the coding sequence ATGACTGTTCAGGATGCACGCACGGCTGCCGTCGACCCGTCGGACGGGACCGCTCAGCGCACCCCGGGATGGCACAAGGGGTACATCGAGGGTTCCCGCCCCGACCTCAGGGTGCCGGTTCGGCAAGTGCACCTCACCAACGGCAAGGACGTGACGCTGTACGACACATCCGGTCCGTATACCGATCCGGCGGTGGAGACCGATGTACGGCGGGGGCTGACCCCGCTGCGGGAGAACTGGATCATCAGCCGGGGCGACACCGAGGAGTACGCGGGCCGTCCCGTCCGCCCCGAGGACGACGGTGTCAAACACACCTCCCCCCGGGGCGGCCTCAGGAATCTGGACGCCGTCTTCCCCGGCCGGCCCCGTCAGCCGCGCCGGGGCCGCGACGGCCGGGCGGTGACCCAGCTCGCGTACGCCCGCCGCGGTGAGATCACCCCGGAGATGGAGTTCGTCGCCCTCCGGGAGAACGTCTCTCCCGAGGTGGTGCGCGAGGAGATCGCCGCGGGACGTGCGGTGCTGCCCGCCAATGTGAACCACCCCGAGATCGAGCCGATGATCATCGGGAAGCGTTTCCTGGTGAAGGTCAACGCCAATATCGGGAACTCCGCGGTCACTTCCTCCATCGAGGAGGAGGTCGAGAAGATGACCTGGGCCACCCGCTGGGGTGCGGACACGGTCATGGACCTGTCGACCGGTCGCAATATCCACACCACCCGCGAGTGGGTGCTGCGCAACTCCCCCGTGCCCATCGGCACCGTTCCGCTCTACCAGGCCCTGGAGAAGGTCGACGGCCGGGCCGAGGAGCTGACCTGGGAGATCTACAAGGACACCGTCATCGAGCAGGCCGAGCAGGGCGTCGACTACATGACGGTCCACGCCGGGGTGCTGCTGCGGTACGTCCCGCTCACCGCGCGCCGCAAGACCGGCATCGTCTCCCGGGGCGGCTCGATCATGGCGGCCTGGTGTCTCGCCCACCACAAGGAGTCGTTCCTCTACGAGAACTTCGAGGAGCTGTGCGAGATCCTGGCGGCCTACGACGTCACCTACTCCCTCGGTGACGGTCTGCGGCCCGGCTCGATCGCGGACGCCAACGACGCGGCGCAGTTCGCCGAGCTGGAGACGCTGGGCGAACTCAACCGCATCGCCAAGCGCCACCACGTCCAGACCATGATCGAGGGCCCGGGCCATGTCCCGATGCACAAGATCAAGGAGAACATCGACCTTCAGCAGGAAGTCTGCGAGGAGGCGCCGTTCTACACCCTCGGCCCGCTCACCACGGATGTCGCTCCCGCGTACGACCACATCACCTCCGGGATCGGCGCGGCGATGATCGCCTGGTGGGGCACCGCGATGCTCTGCTATGTGACGCCCAAGGAGCACCTGGGCCTGCCCAACCGTGATGACGTGAAGACCGGTGTCATCACGTACAAGATCGCGGCGCATGCGGCGGACCTGGCCAAGGGCCACCCGGACGCGCAGGAGTGGGACGACGCGCTGTCCGACGCGCGTTTCGAGTTCCGGTGGGAGGACCAGTTCAATCTGGCGCTCGACCCGGACACCGCACGGGAGTTCCACGACGAGACGCTTCCGGCGGAGCCCGCGAAGACCGCGCACTTCTGCTCCATGTGCGGCCCCAAGTTCTGCAGCATGAGGATCTCGCAGGACATCCGCAGGCAGCACGGAGGGACCGCCGAGGAGATCGAGGAGGGCATGGCGGAGAAGTCCAGGGAGTTCGCCGCGGCGGGCAACCGGGTCTATCTGCCGCTCGCCGACTGA
- a CDS encoding phage holin family protein — MMNFLVKTIANGAALAVAVWLVGGITLTGANAGEKTLTLLAVLLLFGVVNTVVKPVVKLLALPLFIVTLGLIALVVNALMLMVTSWLADSFELGFHVDGFWPALLGGMIISVVAWALHLAIPDRD, encoded by the coding sequence ATGATGAATTTCCTCGTCAAGACGATCGCCAACGGGGCAGCCTTGGCGGTGGCCGTCTGGCTGGTCGGCGGAATCACCCTCACCGGGGCGAACGCCGGCGAGAAGACCCTGACGCTGCTCGCCGTCCTACTGCTCTTCGGCGTGGTCAACACCGTCGTCAAGCCGGTCGTGAAGCTGCTGGCCCTGCCCCTGTTCATCGTCACCCTGGGGCTGATCGCGCTGGTCGTCAACGCGCTGATGCTGATGGTGACCTCCTGGCTGGCCGACTCGTTCGAGCTGGGCTTCCACGTCGACGGCTTCTGGCCCGCCCTGCTCGGCGGAATGATCATTTCGGTGGTCGCCTGGGCGCTGCACCTGGCGATACCCGACCGGGACTGA
- a CDS encoding SsgA family sporulation/cell division regulator codes for MRESVQAEVLMNFLVSEELSFRIPVELRYETDDPYAVRMTFHLPGDAPVTWAFSRDLLVGGVTGPTGDGDVHIAPTGPGRRADLGIRLQVGQERAYFVVGAPPVVAFLDRTDRLVPLGQERAYGNCAGDLDSALCGILAEAEENAG; via the coding sequence ATGCGCGAGTCGGTCCAGGCCGAGGTCCTGATGAACTTCCTTGTCTCCGAGGAGTTGTCGTTCCGGATTCCGGTGGAACTGCGTTATGAGACAGATGATCCCTATGCCGTGCGCATGACCTTCCATCTGCCCGGGGACGCACCGGTGACCTGGGCGTTCAGCCGCGATCTCCTGGTGGGGGGAGTGACGGGTCCCACCGGCGACGGCGATGTCCACATCGCGCCGACCGGCCCCGGCCGCCGCGCCGACCTCGGGATTCGGCTCCAGGTGGGGCAGGAGCGCGCGTACTTCGTGGTCGGCGCGCCCCCGGTGGTGGCATTCCTCGACCGCACCGACCGACTGGTGCCACTGGGGCAGGAGCGGGCGTACGGGAACTGCGCGGGCGACCTCGACTCCGCGCTGTGCGGCATCCTCGCCGAGGCCGAGGAGAACGCGGGCTGA
- a CDS encoding MarR family winged helix-turn-helix transcriptional regulator has translation MAVTDPSLTGLAQGWCALSLLHGKIETRVGRALEKRHGLSMREFSLLDVLSRQHSGPGGHLQMKEVAEAVVLSQSATTRLVTRLEDRGLLRRYLCDTDRRGIYTDVTEDGLTLLDASRPTHDTALRDAFDEAAENPVLAPLVRTVQELHAPAETGS, from the coding sequence ATGGCCGTGACCGATCCCTCGCTCACCGGGCTCGCCCAGGGCTGGTGCGCCCTCTCCCTGCTGCACGGAAAGATCGAGACCCGGGTGGGGCGTGCCCTGGAGAAGCGGCACGGACTCAGCATGCGGGAGTTCTCCCTGCTGGACGTCCTCAGCCGACAGCACAGCGGCCCCGGCGGCCATCTCCAGATGAAGGAGGTCGCCGAGGCCGTGGTCCTCAGCCAGAGCGCCACCACCCGCCTGGTGACCCGGCTGGAGGACCGCGGTCTGCTGCGGCGCTATCTCTGCGACACCGACCGCCGGGGCATCTACACCGATGTGACCGAGGACGGGCTGACCCTGCTCGACGCGTCCCGTCCCACGCACGACACCGCTCTGCGGGACGCCTTCGACGAGGCGGCGGAGAACCCCGTCCTCGCTCCTCTGGTCCGGACGGTCCAGGAGCTGCACGCCCCGGCGGAGACCGGTTCCTGA